A region of the Arachis hypogaea cultivar Tifrunner chromosome 15, arahy.Tifrunner.gnm2.J5K5, whole genome shotgun sequence genome:
TGAGATGTAAACAAAGCTAACTGTTCATCAGGCATGTAATATATGGCTTTCTATATGCCTTTCTGGTTTTGTTAGGAATACAATTTCGAAAGTGTATCCTGCCATGTACATAGACAATGTTACTGAGCTTGCATTTGATGATATCACCCCTGAAGACCCTGATTTTTCTTCTATTCAAGGTTAGAATAGGACACTTTAATACATATATTTAACAACTCACCTATTTGTACAAGAGTATCATGTCTAAACAATATTGATGTCACAGGTTTGGCAGAAGCTGGACTTATTGAAAGCAAGCTTTCAAGACGTGATATACAGTTGTCTGCAGATGAAGACGGTGGCCCATTTTACTTCTCTCCTGAAAGGTATGCATTTATGGCTACCTATCTGTCTTTGGTAATGCATTACCATTCCAAAATCAGAGTTAATGCAATActccaaaatatatattttcttttaagaCTCGCAatattcatcttatttattgCCCTCTGTCTGAATGTGGAATTTTCGATAGCATTGGATATAATGATGATCTCCCTTCTCTCCTACATTCATTTCTACAGCCCTTTATCACGCCAAGATCTTGTAAGTTGGAAAATGGCCCTGGAGAAGAGACAGCTTCCTGAAGCTGACAGAAAGGTTGCTTAACTTGTTACTTTGATATGCTCAACTATACTCTTGATTCAAGTTACATTGAACTGATCTGTTTGCGTTCATCAAACTGAATGATTGATGTGCAGACACTGTACAAACTTTCCGGGTTTATCGACACTGAAAAGATACACCCTAATGCTTGTCCTGCACTAGTAGCTGACCTCTCTGCTGGTGAACAGGGTATTATAGCTCTTGCATTTGGTATGTcgtatttcaaattaaatttgatttgattttgccTACTTGTTACTCCTTTTCCCCctcttagttgtttcttatttACTTTTGGTTTCCAATTTTCATTCGTTTTTCATTTTTGGGGGGTGGGGTGGGGGTACTCAAGGTTATACACGATTGTTTCAGCCAGAGAAACCAGTAACCAATGCCCAAGCGGCTGTTGCCCTTGCTACCGGAGATGCTTCTGACGTAGTCAGTGAAGAGCTTGCACGCATTGAAGCAGAGTCTATGGCTGAAAACGCTGTTGCTGCACATAGTGCTTTGGTAGCTCAGGTTGAGAGGGATATCAATGCAAATTTTGAGCAGGAGCTTTTAATAGAGAGGGAAAAGATCAACAATGTTGAAAAAATGGCCGAGGAGGCAAAACTAGAGTTGGAAAGGCTAAGAGCCGAGAGAGAAAACGAAAATATTGCTTTGTTGAAGGAACGTGCTGCTATTGAATCAGAAAtggaggtcttttcaaggttaagGCGCGAGGTTGAGGATCAATTACAAAGCCTTATGAATAACAAAGTTGAAATAGCTTATGAAAAAGAGAGGATCAACAAGCTTCGAGAGGAAGCTGAAGTCGAAAACAAAGAGATTGCCCGTTTACAGTATGAGCTAGAGGTTGAAAGAAAAGCCTTGTCCATGGCCAGGTAGAATCTTCAAATTTGGATAATCTTATTCTGCTCGTCATAAATCCATTTTTCTAAGCTTATTACAAGTTGAATATTTGGTTTTAAATGTATGTAAATCTTGAACTCAGGGCTTGGGCAGAGGATGAGGCGAAACGAGTTAGAGAACAAGCAAAAGCTTTAGAGGAGGCTAGAGACCGTTGGGAGAGGCATGGAATCAAAGTGGTGGTCGACAATGATCTTCGTGAGGAAGCATCTCCTGGAGTTACATGGCTCAACGCCGGAGAACAGTTCTCCGTTCAAGGAACAGTCAACAGGGCTGGTAGCTTATTGGACAAGCTCAAAAAAATGGCAGCAGATGTCAGAGGAAAATCTAGAGAAACAATTGATAAGATCATCAACGTGATTTCTGTATTCATATCAAACTTGAGGGAATGGGCATGCAAAACTCGAAAACAGGCTGAAGAATTAGGAGAAGCCACCATATCAAAGGCAGGTAAGTCAGCTCAAGAGCTGCAGCAAGGTGCCGTCGAATTTGGATATGCTGTCAAAGAAGGTGCAAAGCGAGTTGCTGGCGATTGTAGAGAAGGAGTTGAGAAACTCACTCAAAAGTTCATCAAGACCTGACCCTTCCCTTCTTTGCATCTCCAAAGTTTTCCAAGCATAGAGTTACTTATTGGGCAAGGTTGtagttttctttggtttttctttttccaatgcTTCATCAGAGATGGTTTACCAGCTGCAGATAAAAATGCCTTCCAAAGATCACAACATATTCATGTGAATCCATGATTGTATAAGTGAGACTTGTAGGAATTTTAGTTGAGAAATAATGGGTTGCAACTCAACATTTTGCCTTTCGTGTTCAACATGTGCAGTGCATTCCACTTATATGtgaaaataaaggaattaaacCAAAGGCCAAATTTTGACATGtgcattgtttttgtttttcactttggTTAACAATTTCTTTGTACTTTTACTTCTCAGTCTCGGGAAACATAGAAAAActccttattttctgtttctgttaTTTTTAAAGTACTTTTAAATATAATCAATTGATTTTTGtacaaaattaaatctaaaaataacCGTGCTTAATAGAAGATTATGTTGTCaacaaaattatcaatgaaaatAGAATATTAACAATTTGGCAAACAATTTACCAATATATTCAAAATATTAACTACTTTAGTTATACTCGAGATTAATTCGTTCGACAAAATCAACCGTAGTACCAAAAAAGTTTTTGTTGTGGCAAATTTACACAACGAATAATTTTGCGAGCACTCTGATTTCTATTTAGTATTTAGAGTTAAATTTTTGttctttatatatacataattttatcCCATCATCTTCTATGGGCACTTCTATTTCTTGACTAGAAAAATATACTACATAAATGATCTTAATATTTGCTCTGCGAAAATTATACCAAACTAAAAGGGAAAACAAACAAGGATCAACCAACTACATTAACTTGGAGACTAAAGTGTTACGTTTGCCTGctataaaaatatacatatactcgTGATTAGATATGGTAGGTGGGATCAATTTTACTAGGAACCTGTTCAAATGAGACAACATTGGGTTGAAAAGGTTTTAATCTCATGTTAAGActgaaaataatccaatggtaTTTTCCAAAAATCacatattcaaaatataacatatcTAAAAGTAAAAGATTACACTGATAAATTGAACCAAACAAAACTAAGATAGCTTGTC
Encoded here:
- the LOC112751810 gene encoding uncharacterized protein isoform X2 codes for the protein MMAMVTATSSSPSSLQLRLAFNAANCRRFPFTLRFRTLNFNPRLRLFCVAETGNGSDKASWTGSDPKGDGFSGWSDSDAADQPDKKKSFGGVVGVGVAGVLLLTGLTFAALSLNKRVGSRPEQQMKPLTAHQETLLSSDDRNDEITEQVNASIKVEQGNGNTEGSQLVENTRNTSDGIDADDATKPISVLEDLEQESSYDDKLDIPSENATPLNFSESESTFAAINTYESIDSKPVVDSAETIIEVKENQFNVEPGNTLDDDAKWLHLNTEQQDEITNPSGSRGSSISNKSVADNETETVSVTVNPESNSIVSVPEFSPRDDQENALSTSAKENIDLKKTQDSADGNKSSLEEKGIPGNDVRRNDNDEVRARSLFSAPGIPAPTVVSAASQMLPGKVLVPAAVDQVQGQALAALQVLKVIEPDVQPSHLCTRREYARWLVTASSALSRNTISKVYPAMYIDNVTELAFDDITPEDPDFSSIQGLAEAGLIESKLSRRDIQLSADEDGGPFYFSPESPLSRQDLVSWKMALEKRQLPEADRKTLYKLSGFIDTEKIHPNACPALVADLSAGEQGIIALAFGYTRLFQPEKPVTNAQAAVALATGDASDVVSEELARIEAESMAENAVAAHSALVAQVERDINANFEQELLIEREKINNVEKMAEEAKLELERLRAERENENIALLKERAAIESEMEVFSRLRREVEDQLQSLMNNKVEIAYEKERINKLREEAEVENKEIARLQYELEVERKALSMARAWAEDEAKRVREQAKALEEARDRWERHGIKVVVDNDLREEASPGVTWLNAGEQFSVQGTVNRAGSLLDKLKKMAADVRGKSRETIDKIINVISVFISNLREWACKTRKQAEELGEATISKAGKSAQELQQGAVEFGYAVKEGAKRVAGDCREGVEKLTQKFIKT
- the LOC112751810 gene encoding uncharacterized protein isoform X4; protein product: MMAMVTATSSSPSSLQLRLAFNAANCRRFPFTLRFRTLNFNPRLRLFCVAETGNGSDKASWTGSDPKGDGFSGWSDSDAADQPDKKKSFGGVVGVGVAGVLLLTGLTFAALSLNKRVGSRPEQQMKPLTAHQETLLSSDDRNDEITEQVNASIKVEQGNGNTEGSQLVENTRNTSDGIDADDATKPISVLEDLEQESSYDDKLDIPSENATPLNFSESESTFAAINTYESIDSKPVVDSAETIIEVKENQFNVEPGNTLDDDAKWLHLNTEQQDEITNPSGSRVPEFSPRDDQENALSTSAKENIDLKKTQDSADGNKSSLEEKGIPGNDVRRNDNDEVRARSLFSAPGIPAPTVVSAASQMLPGKVLVPAAVDQVQGQALAALQVLKVIEPDVQPSHLCTRREYARWLVTASSALSRNTISKVYPAMYIDNVTELAFDDITPEDPDFSSIQGLAEAGLIESKLSRRDIQLSADEDGGPFYFSPESPLSRQDLVSWKMALEKRQLPEADRKTLYKLSGFIDTEKIHPNACPALVADLSAGEQGIIALAFGYTRLFQPEKPVTNAQAAVALATGDASDVVSEELARIEAESMAENAVAAHSALVAQVERDINANFEQELLIEREKINNVEKMAEEAKLELERLRAERENENIALLKERAAIESEMEVFSRLRREVEDQLQSLMNNKVEIAYEKERINKLREEAEVENKEIARLQYELEVERKALSMARAWAEDEAKRVREQAKALEEARDRWERHGIKVVVDNDLREEASPGVTWLNAGEQFSVQGTVNRAGSLLDKLKKMAADVRGKSRETIDKIINVISVFISNLREWACKTRKQAEELGEATISKAGKSAQELQQGAVEFGYAVKEGAKRVAGDCREGVEKLTQKFIKT
- the LOC112751810 gene encoding uncharacterized protein isoform X5, which gives rise to MMAMVTATSSSPSSLQLRLAFNAANCRRFPFTLRFRTLNFNPRLRLFCVAETGNGSDKASWTGSDPKGDGFSGWSDSDAADQPDKKKSFGGVVGVGVAGVLLLTGLTFAALSLNKRVGSRPEQQMKPLTAHQETLLSSDDRNDEITEQVNASIKVEQGNGNTEGNTLDDDAKWLHLNTEQQDEITNPSGSRGSSISNKSVADNETETVSVTVNPESNSIVSVPEFSPRDDQENALSTSAKENIDLKKTQDSADGNKSSLEEKGIPGNDVRRNDNDEVRARSLFSAPGIPAPTVVSAASQMLPGKVLVPAAVDQVQGQALAALQVLKVIEPDVQPSHLCTRREYARWLVTASSALSRNTISKVYPAMYIDNVTELAFDDITPEDPDFSSIQGLAEAGLIESKLSRRDIQLSADEDGGPFYFSPESPLSRQDLVSWKMALEKRQLPEADRKTLYKLSGFIDTEKIHPNACPALVADLSAGEQGIIALAFGYTRLFQPEKPVTNAQAAVALATGDASDVVSEELARIEAESMAENAVAAHSALVAQVERDINANFEQELLIEREKINNVEKMAEEAKLELERLRAERENENIALLKERAAIESEMEVFSRLRREVEDQLQSLMNNKVEIAYEKERINKLREEAEVENKEIARLQYELEVERKALSMARAWAEDEAKRVREQAKALEEARDRWERHGIKVVVDNDLREEASPGVTWLNAGEQFSVQGTVNRAGSLLDKLKKMAADVRGKSRETIDKIINVISVFISNLREWACKTRKQAEELGEATISKAGKSAQELQQGAVEFGYAVKEGAKRVAGDCREGVEKLTQKFIKT
- the LOC112751810 gene encoding uncharacterized protein isoform X6, which codes for MMAMVTATSSSPSSLQLRLAFNAANCRRFPFTLRFRTLNFNPRLRLFCVAETGNGSDKASWTGSDPKGDGFSGWSDSDAADQPDKKKSFGGVVGVGVAGVLLLTGLTFAALSLNKRVGSRPEQQMKPLTAHQETLLSSDDRNDEITEQVNASIKVEQGNGNTEGNTLDDDAKWLHLNTEQQDEITNPSGSRVPEFSPRDDQENALSTSAKENIDLKKTQDSADGNKSSLEEKGIPGNDVRRNDNDEVRARSLFSAPGIPAPTVVSAASQMLPGKVLVPAAVDQVQGQALAALQVLKVIEPDVQPSHLCTRREYARWLVTASSALSRNTISKVYPAMYIDNVTELAFDDITPEDPDFSSIQGLAEAGLIESKLSRRDIQLSADEDGGPFYFSPESPLSRQDLVSWKMALEKRQLPEADRKTLYKLSGFIDTEKIHPNACPALVADLSAGEQGIIALAFGYTRLFQPEKPVTNAQAAVALATGDASDVVSEELARIEAESMAENAVAAHSALVAQVERDINANFEQELLIEREKINNVEKMAEEAKLELERLRAERENENIALLKERAAIESEMEVFSRLRREVEDQLQSLMNNKVEIAYEKERINKLREEAEVENKEIARLQYELEVERKALSMARAWAEDEAKRVREQAKALEEARDRWERHGIKVVVDNDLREEASPGVTWLNAGEQFSVQGTVNRAGSLLDKLKKMAADVRGKSRETIDKIINVISVFISNLREWACKTRKQAEELGEATISKAGKSAQELQQGAVEFGYAVKEGAKRVAGDCREGVEKLTQKFIKT
- the LOC112751810 gene encoding uncharacterized protein isoform X3 translates to MMAMVTATSSSPSSLQLRLAFNAANCRRFPFTLRFRTLNFNPRLRLFCVAETGNGSDKASWTGSDPKGDGFSGWSDSDAADQPDKKKSFGGVVGVGVAGVLLLTGLTFAALSLNKRVGSRPEQQMKPLTAHQETLLSSDDRNDEITEQVNASIKVEQGNGNTEGQVDISRDYPSLESDNTLNDYSTVDDLDIGSQLVENTRNTSDGIDADDATKPISVLEDLEQESSYDDKLDIPSENATPLNFSESESTFAAINTYESIDSKPVVDSAETIIEVKENQFNVEPGNTLDDDAKWLHLNTEQQDEITNPSGSRVPEFSPRDDQENALSTSAKENIDLKKTQDSADGNKSSLEEKGIPGNDVRRNDNDEVRARSLFSAPGIPAPTVVSAASQMLPGKVLVPAAVDQVQGQALAALQVLKVIEPDVQPSHLCTRREYARWLVTASSALSRNTISKVYPAMYIDNVTELAFDDITPEDPDFSSIQGLAEAGLIESKLSRRDIQLSADEDGGPFYFSPESPLSRQDLVSWKMALEKRQLPEADRKTLYKLSGFIDTEKIHPNACPALVADLSAGEQGIIALAFGYTRLFQPEKPVTNAQAAVALATGDASDVVSEELARIEAESMAENAVAAHSALVAQVERDINANFEQELLIEREKINNVEKMAEEAKLELERLRAERENENIALLKERAAIESEMEVFSRLRREVEDQLQSLMNNKVEIAYEKERINKLREEAEVENKEIARLQYELEVERKALSMARAWAEDEAKRVREQAKALEEARDRWERHGIKVVVDNDLREEASPGVTWLNAGEQFSVQGTVNRAGSLLDKLKKMAADVRGKSRETIDKIINVISVFISNLREWACKTRKQAEELGEATISKAGKSAQELQQGAVEFGYAVKEGAKRVAGDCREGVEKLTQKFIKT